One Cryptomeria japonica chromosome 9, Sugi_1.0, whole genome shotgun sequence genomic window carries:
- the LOC131062791 gene encoding uncharacterized protein LOC131062791, with protein sequence MEKWMIVLAASLSAAIVIACILCMACYRHLRRKSKSNSQETLDEARSRYYAGLKTLRETSTYPNPSHNNRVASVWRNSYSYSNHYPLRVFEWTKNPSLISEVVEYGWITFGFTKTFANSSPGNMYGIYNRFSHGDGVEPEISWEMGQGVDYMQKIRLNPGLPSKKDTNVLLPVQSVQSALPLPGPPLGALSFPQEAYFEITILAENGEYVGSLGSSRRYREDEDIQLIPQSVNSEDHFQHTNSEKTPTNFNGSYKGRVAAKKNSRGNSKGLDIGYMDTLFQLNSMDPESIPKVISLGLAVGGTALYRLPGCERGSVGFHSTGFVFLNGAAYLGNEQDQHKPAFTKRVWDAVNTVIGCGYDPVKKRVLYTLNGDQVYSLICNSDVFSHPLYPTIAANYDVTVLANFGQSQFEYLPANEQRVADPCFKRSRLNSPVKLSVLSHNEDSGDLFSMRMDSPWIGNVEYSNSQDLQLKHLPSDGESDLFEISLDNK encoded by the exons ATGGAGAAATGGATGATTGTATTGGCAGCATCCCTGTCAGCTGCTATAGTCATAGCTTGTATCCTTTGTATGGCATGTTATAGGCATCTTCGTCggaaatcaaaatcaaattcacaGGAAACATTGGATGAAGCGAGAAGTAGATACTATGCAGGGCTCAAAACATTAAGAGAGACATCTACATATCCAAATCCGAGTCACAACAACAGAGTTGCAAGTGTGTGGAGGAATAGTTACAGTTATAGTAATCATTATCCTCTGCGGGTCTTTGAATGGACTAAAAACCCATCACTTATTTCAGAGGTAGTTGAGTATGGATGGATCACTTTTGGATTCACAAAAACATTTGCAAACTCTTCTCCTGGTAACATGTATGGTATTTACAATCGGTTTTCTCATGGAGACGGGGTTGAACCTGAGATCAGCTGGGAAATGGGACAAGGGGTTGATTACATGCAGAAAATTAGATTGAATCCAGGACTACCAAGTAAAAAAGACACAAATGTGTTGCTACCAGTTCAATCCGTACAGAGTGCATTGCCTCTTCCAGGACCCCCATTGGGGGCCCTATCATTTCCCCAAGAGGCTTATTTTGAGATTACAATACTGGCAGAGAATGGAGAATATGTTGGTAGTTTGGGTTCCTCTAGGAGATATCGAGAGGATGAGGATATTCAACTTATACCACAGTCAGTCAATTCAGAGGACCATTTCCAGCATACAAACTCTGAGAAGACACCCACAAATTTCAATGGCAGTTATAAAGGGCGTGTTGCAGCAAAAAAGAATTCCAGAGGCAACTCTAAGGGCCTGGACATTGGATATATGGACACGCTTTTTCAGTTAAATAGCATGGATCCTGAAAGCATTCCTAAGGTCATATCTCTAGGGCTTGCGGTTGGTGGGACTGCTCTTTATCGGTTACCAGGCTGTGAGCGAGGGTCTGTTGGATTTCATTCAACAGGATTTGTCTTCTTAAACG GGGCGGCTTATTTGGGTAATGAACAAGATCAACACAAACCAGCTTTTACAAAGCGAGTTTGGGATGCTGTAAACACAGTCATTGGATGTGGTTATGATCCTGTAAAGAAGAGAGTCCTCTATACATTGAATGGCGATCAAGTTTATTCTCTGATCTGCAATTCGGATGTGTTCAGTCATCCTCTGTACCCAACAATTGCAGCCAACTATGACGTGACTGTGTTGGCAAATTTTGGACAGAGCCAGTTCGAGTACTTGCCTGCTAATGAACAAAGAGTGGCTGATCCATGCTTCAAAAGGTCACGCCTGAATAGTCCTGTAAAACTTTCAGTATTGTCCCATAATGAAGACAGCGGTGATCTTTTCTCAATGAGAATGGATTCACCATGGATAGGAAATGTTGAATATTCAAATTCACAAGATCTACAACTGAAGCACCTACCTTCTGATGGCGAGTCTGACTTGTTTGAGATCTCCCTCgataacaaataa